The following proteins are encoded in a genomic region of Hymenobacter siberiensis:
- the gyrB gene encoding DNA topoisomerase (ATP-hydrolyzing) subunit B, translating into MSETTAKIPQSDYSADSIQVLEGLEAVRKRPSMYIGDTGLKGLHHLVWEVVDNSIDEALAGHCDLINVTINEDNSVTVRDNGRGIPVDWHAKEGKSALEVVLTVLHAGGKFDKGSYKVSGGLHGVGVSCVNALSTDLKVTVRRNGHMYEQEYKIGFPQYPVKEVGDTDEHGTEVQFLPDASIFTETEYRYDTVASRLRDLSYLNKGIRITLIDRREKLEGGAFRGEEFYSTGGLRDFVQYLDGEQRPSLLSEPIYVESEKGGTPVEVALQYNTSYQENVYSYVNNINTIEGGTHVAGFRSAVTRVLKTYGDKNKLFEKAKVEITGDDFREGLTAVISVKVQEPQFEGQTKTKLGNSEVSGAVNSVVGEILTQYLDENPNQANRIMEKVILAAKARIAARKAKDMVQRKGVLSSNSLPGKLADCSESDPEICELYLVEGDSAGGTAKQGRNRAFQAILPLRGKILNVEKAQEHRILENEEIKNMITALGVSFNERKSLAFTTDDDGTESGPLNFSKLRYHKVIIMTDADIDGSHIRTLILTFFFRYMRELVDRGYIYIAQPPLYLVKRGKEERYCWNEEERIAAQADLGRGKPETVNVQRYKGLGEMNAEQLWTTTMQPMTRTLKQVTVESAADADHLFSMLMGDEVAPRRDFIERNAKYAKLDV; encoded by the coding sequence ATGAGCGAAACAACAGCAAAGATTCCCCAGTCGGATTATTCGGCCGACAGCATTCAAGTACTCGAAGGATTGGAGGCCGTGCGCAAGCGGCCCAGCATGTACATCGGCGACACCGGGCTGAAAGGTCTGCACCACCTAGTGTGGGAAGTGGTCGATAACTCGATTGACGAAGCCCTCGCCGGGCATTGCGACCTGATTAACGTGACCATCAACGAGGATAACTCGGTGACCGTGCGCGACAATGGCCGTGGCATTCCCGTAGACTGGCACGCCAAGGAAGGCAAGTCGGCCCTGGAAGTGGTACTGACCGTGCTGCACGCCGGTGGCAAGTTCGACAAAGGCTCCTACAAGGTATCCGGCGGCCTGCATGGCGTGGGTGTGAGCTGCGTGAACGCGCTCAGCACCGACCTGAAAGTGACCGTGCGCCGCAACGGCCACATGTACGAGCAGGAGTATAAAATTGGCTTTCCGCAGTACCCGGTGAAGGAAGTGGGCGATACCGACGAGCACGGCACGGAAGTGCAGTTCCTGCCGGACGCCAGCATCTTCACCGAAACCGAATACCGCTATGATACGGTGGCTTCGCGCCTGCGCGACCTCTCGTACCTCAACAAAGGCATCCGCATCACGCTCATCGATCGCCGCGAGAAGCTGGAGGGTGGCGCGTTTCGCGGCGAAGAGTTTTACTCGACCGGCGGCCTGCGCGACTTCGTGCAGTACCTCGACGGCGAGCAGCGGCCGTCGCTGCTTTCGGAGCCCATTTACGTGGAGAGCGAGAAGGGCGGCACGCCCGTAGAAGTGGCCCTGCAGTATAATACCTCGTACCAGGAAAACGTCTATTCCTACGTCAACAACATCAATACCATTGAGGGTGGCACGCACGTAGCGGGCTTCCGCTCGGCGGTGACGCGGGTGCTGAAAACCTACGGCGACAAGAACAAGCTGTTCGAAAAAGCCAAGGTTGAGATTACCGGCGATGACTTCCGCGAGGGGCTCACAGCCGTTATCTCGGTGAAAGTGCAGGAGCCCCAGTTTGAGGGCCAGACCAAAACCAAGCTCGGTAACTCCGAGGTGAGCGGCGCGGTGAACTCGGTAGTGGGTGAAATCCTCACCCAGTACCTCGATGAGAACCCCAACCAGGCCAATCGCATTATGGAGAAGGTGATTCTGGCCGCCAAGGCCCGCATCGCCGCCCGCAAGGCCAAGGACATGGTGCAGCGCAAGGGTGTGCTGAGCAGCAACAGCCTGCCCGGCAAGCTGGCCGACTGCTCGGAGTCGGACCCCGAAATCTGCGAGCTGTACCTCGTCGAAGGAGATTCGGCCGGGGGCACGGCCAAGCAGGGCCGCAACCGGGCGTTTCAGGCCATTCTGCCGCTGCGCGGTAAAATCCTGAACGTGGAGAAAGCCCAGGAGCACCGCATTCTGGAGAACGAGGAAATCAAGAACATGATTACGGCGTTGGGCGTGAGCTTCAACGAGCGCAAGTCGCTGGCATTTACGACCGATGATGACGGTACCGAATCGGGGCCGCTGAACTTCAGCAAGCTGCGCTACCACAAGGTCATCATCATGACCGACGCTGATATCGATGGCTCGCACATCCGTACCCTGATTCTGACCTTCTTTTTCCGCTACATGCGCGAGCTGGTGGACCGGGGTTACATCTACATCGCCCAGCCGCCGCTCTACCTCGTGAAGCGCGGCAAGGAGGAGCGTTACTGCTGGAACGAAGAGGAGCGCATCGCCGCCCAGGCCGACCTCGGACGCGGCAAGCCCGAAACGGTGAACGTGCAGCGCTATAAAGGCCTCGGTGAAATGAACGCCGAGCAGCTCTGGACCACCACCATGCAGCCCATGACGCGTACGCTGAAGCAGGTAACGGTAGAGTCGGCCGCCGATGCCGACCACCTGTTCTCGATGCTGATGGGCGACGAGGTGGCCCCGCGCCGCGACTTTATCGAGCGCAACGCCAAATACGCCAAGCTGGACGTCTAA